From a single Bacillus sp. NEB1478 genomic region:
- the purL gene encoding phosphoribosylformylglycinamidine synthase subunit PurL: MSLLHEPTSSQIKEEKLYREMGLNDSEFELIEKIIGRSPNWTETGLFSVMWSEHCSYKNSKPVLSKFPTKGERVLQGPGEGAGIVDIGDGQAVVFKIESHNHPSAIEPYQGAATGVGGIIRDVFSMGARPIAMLNSLRFGELESPRVKYLFEQVVAGIAGYGNCIGIPTVGGEVQFDPSYEGNPLVNAMCVGLIDHKDIKKGQAKGAGNSVMYVGAKTGRDGIHGATFASEELSEASEEKRPAVQVGDPFMEKLVMEACLELIQNCDALVGIQDMGAAGLTSSSAEMASKAGMGIEMNLNLIPQRETGMTAYEMMLSESQERMLLVVEKGREHEVEEIFAKWDLDCVTVGTVIEEKVLRLTHNEEIVAELPVDALAEDAPVYNKPSKEPAYYSEFQSQEAYVPEILSFKSTLLSLLAQPTIASKEWVYNQYDYMVRTNTVVAPGSDAAVVRIRGTKKALAMTTDCNSRYLYLDPEVGGKIAVAEAARNLVCSGAKPLALTDCLNYGNPEKPEIFWQLEKSADGISAACTKLATPVIGGNVSLYNETNGVAVYPTPVIGMVGLIEDTKHIVTQSFKEAGDIIYLIGESKAEFGGSELQKMKEGRIFGKAPHIDLEVEEARQSDLLAAIQKGLIASAHDVAEGGLSVALAESVMDGKVGASVTLTDEPVGSLFGESQSRFLVTVKPEHQDEFEQLVNDTKIIGFVRSESGLAIDNEQGEELVSCTLEELHEAWKGAIPCLLTSKV, from the coding sequence ATGTCGCTACTACATGAACCAACAAGTTCTCAAATTAAAGAAGAAAAATTGTACCGTGAAATGGGCTTAAATGATTCCGAGTTTGAACTGATCGAAAAAATTATCGGCAGGTCGCCAAACTGGACGGAAACGGGATTGTTCTCTGTTATGTGGAGCGAGCATTGTTCTTATAAAAACTCCAAACCTGTTTTAAGCAAGTTCCCGACTAAGGGAGAGCGTGTGCTGCAAGGTCCTGGTGAAGGTGCAGGAATCGTAGATATAGGTGATGGCCAGGCGGTTGTGTTCAAAATTGAATCACATAACCATCCATCAGCCATTGAACCATATCAAGGGGCGGCAACAGGTGTCGGCGGAATTATTCGTGACGTCTTCTCGATGGGAGCACGTCCAATCGCAATGCTGAACTCTCTTCGTTTCGGTGAACTTGAATCACCGCGAGTGAAGTATTTATTCGAACAAGTGGTAGCAGGAATCGCAGGCTACGGGAACTGTATTGGAATTCCTACAGTTGGCGGCGAAGTTCAGTTTGATCCGTCATACGAAGGTAATCCGTTAGTTAATGCAATGTGCGTAGGTTTGATTGATCATAAAGATATTAAAAAAGGCCAGGCAAAAGGCGCAGGCAACTCCGTAATGTACGTTGGTGCAAAAACAGGCAGAGATGGCATCCACGGTGCAACCTTTGCATCTGAAGAGCTTTCTGAAGCATCCGAAGAAAAACGCCCGGCGGTACAAGTTGGCGATCCATTCATGGAAAAGCTTGTCATGGAAGCATGCCTCGAACTCATTCAAAACTGTGATGCTCTTGTCGGAATTCAGGACATGGGAGCAGCAGGCTTAACAAGTTCATCTGCTGAGATGGCGAGTAAAGCTGGGATGGGGATTGAGATGAACTTGAATCTGATTCCACAGCGTGAAACAGGCATGACGGCATATGAGATGATGCTTTCAGAGTCTCAAGAAAGAATGCTTTTAGTCGTTGAAAAAGGCCGTGAGCATGAAGTTGAAGAGATTTTTGCAAAATGGGATCTAGATTGTGTAACAGTTGGAACAGTAATCGAAGAGAAGGTACTGAGACTTACTCATAACGAGGAAATCGTTGCAGAACTTCCGGTAGATGCTCTTGCTGAAGATGCACCTGTTTATAATAAGCCATCAAAAGAACCGGCTTATTATAGTGAGTTCCAATCACAAGAAGCTTACGTTCCAGAAATTCTAAGCTTCAAATCAACGTTGCTTTCTTTATTGGCTCAACCAACGATCGCGAGCAAAGAATGGGTTTATAACCAATATGACTATATGGTGCGCACGAATACGGTTGTTGCGCCAGGATCTGACGCGGCTGTTGTTAGAATAAGAGGAACGAAAAAGGCACTTGCGATGACGACAGATTGTAATTCTCGTTATTTGTACTTGGATCCAGAAGTCGGCGGGAAAATCGCAGTTGCTGAGGCTGCTCGTAACCTTGTATGTTCGGGAGCGAAGCCGCTAGCTTTGACAGATTGCTTAAACTACGGAAACCCTGAGAAACCAGAAATTTTCTGGCAGCTGGAGAAATCAGCTGACGGCATTAGTGCGGCATGTACGAAACTGGCAACTCCGGTTATCGGCGGTAACGTATCACTTTATAACGAAACAAACGGAGTAGCGGTTTATCCGACACCTGTTATCGGCATGGTCGGACTGATCGAGGACACGAAGCATATCGTGACGCAAAGCTTTAAGGAAGCGGGAGACATCATTTATTTAATCGGTGAGTCCAAAGCGGAATTTGGCGGAAGTGAGCTGCAGAAGATGAAAGAAGGACGCATTTTCGGCAAGGCACCGCACATTGATCTAGAAGTAGAAGAAGCGAGACAAAGTGACCTTTTAGCTGCGATTCAAAAAGGATTGATTGCATCTGCACATGATGTGGCAGAAGGCGGACTATCAGTTGCACTTGCTGAGTCTGTAATGGACGGAAAAGTCGGCGCGAGTGTGACTTTAACAGATGAACCGGTCGGAAGTCTTTTCGGTGAATCGCAATCACGTTTCTTAGTGACAGTAAAACCTGAACATCAAGACGAATTTGAACAGCTTGTTAATGATACAAAAATCATTGGGTTTGTGCGTTCTGAGAGCGGTCTTGCTATCGACAATGAGCAAGGTGAAGAACTTGTATCCTGTACGCTTGAGGAGCTGCATGAAGCCTGGAAGGGAGCTATTCCATGCTTGCTGACATCAAAGGTTTAA
- the purQ gene encoding phosphoribosylformylglycinamidine synthase subunit PurQ → MKFAVIVFPGSNCDTDMYHAVKDELGMDVEYVWHDETDLSRFDGILLPGGFSYGDYLRTGAIARFSNVMSEVVKAANAGKPVLGVCNGFQILLEAGLLPGAMRRNESLKFICKQEGLIVENDTTMFSGLYEKGERITVPVAHGEGNYYCDPETLEDLKANNQVVFTYANNPNGSVEDIAGITNKSGNVLGMMPHPERAVDELLGSNDGLKLFQSIVKSWRERYVATT, encoded by the coding sequence GTGAAGTTCGCAGTGATAGTATTTCCGGGCTCGAACTGTGATACGGACATGTATCATGCGGTAAAAGACGAACTCGGAATGGACGTTGAATATGTATGGCATGATGAAACAGATTTAAGTCGATTTGACGGTATATTACTGCCTGGCGGCTTTTCATACGGAGATTATCTTCGAACAGGAGCAATCGCACGCTTTTCGAACGTAATGAGCGAAGTCGTAAAAGCAGCTAACGCAGGCAAACCAGTTCTTGGTGTGTGCAACGGATTTCAAATTTTACTTGAAGCAGGTTTATTGCCTGGTGCGATGCGCCGCAATGAATCTTTGAAATTCATCTGCAAGCAGGAGGGTCTTATTGTAGAGAACGATACAACGATGTTTTCTGGTCTTTATGAAAAAGGAGAGCGAATTACAGTTCCGGTCGCACATGGCGAAGGAAACTACTATTGCGATCCAGAGACACTGGAAGATCTGAAAGCAAACAACCAGGTTGTTTTCACTTATGCGAACAATCCAAACGGATCAGTTGAAGATATCGCGGGGATCACGAATAAGAGCGGCAATGTACTTGGGATGATGCCGCACCCGGAACGCGCTGTTGATGAGCTGTTAGGAAGCAATGATGGTCTGAAACTATTTCAATCAATCGTGAAGAGCTGGAGGGAACGTTATGTCGCTACTACATGA
- the purS gene encoding phosphoribosylformylglycinamidine synthase subunit PurS codes for MYKVKVYVTLRESVLDPQGKAVMGSLHKMGQSEVEDVRIGKYLELTMQKGDYDLDAKIAEMCTKLLSNPVIEDYRYEVEEVVAQ; via the coding sequence ATGTACAAAGTAAAAGTTTATGTAACGCTAAGAGAGAGTGTATTGGACCCACAAGGAAAGGCAGTTATGGGATCTCTTCATAAAATGGGGCAGTCAGAGGTAGAGGATGTTCGTATCGGAAAGTATCTAGAGCTGACGATGCAAAAAGGTGATTATGATTTAGATGCGAAGATCGCAGAAATGTGTACAAAACTATTATCCAATCCGGTCATCGAAGACTACCGCTACGAGGTGGAGGAGGTCGTTGCACAGTGA
- the purC gene encoding phosphoribosylaminoimidazolesuccinocarboxamide synthase, whose translation MEKLEQLYEGKAKKIYRTTDEQVVWISYKDSATAFNGEKKAEIQGKGRLNNEISTILFELLKEKGIRSHFVKRISETEQLVKKVKILPIEVVIRNIAAGTLAKRLGIPEGQILPRTILEYYYKNDDLGDPLINEDHIDILDLATKEQLQQISEQAFKINELLTSYFADKQVKLVDFKLEFGVDENGQLLLADEISPDTCRLWDAETNEKLDKDVFRRELGSLTDAYEKILKRLGGLSCTK comes from the coding sequence ATGGAGAAGTTAGAACAGCTGTATGAAGGAAAAGCGAAGAAAATCTACCGCACGACAGATGAGCAAGTCGTTTGGATCAGCTATAAAGATTCAGCAACAGCATTTAATGGGGAAAAGAAAGCCGAGATTCAAGGCAAAGGAAGACTGAACAACGAGATTTCGACCATCTTGTTTGAACTTTTAAAAGAAAAAGGCATCCGTTCTCACTTTGTAAAACGCATCTCAGAAACAGAACAGCTTGTGAAAAAAGTGAAGATCTTACCCATAGAAGTTGTAATTCGTAATATTGCAGCTGGAACACTTGCGAAGCGATTAGGGATTCCAGAAGGACAAATCCTGCCGAGAACCATTTTAGAATATTATTACAAAAATGATGACCTTGGTGATCCGCTCATCAACGAAGATCATATCGATATTCTTGACCTCGCTACAAAAGAACAGCTTCAGCAGATTTCAGAACAGGCATTTAAAATCAATGAATTATTAACGAGTTATTTTGCAGACAAACAAGTTAAGCTCGTCGATTTCAAATTAGAGTTTGGAGTGGATGAGAATGGACAGCTGCTATTAGCTGATGAGATTTCACCTGACACTTGCAGACTTTGGGATGCAGAAACGAACGAGAAGCTGGATAAAGATGTGTTCCGCCGTGAGCTTGGAAGTTTAACAGATGCATACGAAAAAATTCTAAAACGTCTAGGAGGCCTATCATGTACAAAGTAA
- the purB gene encoding adenylosuccinate lyase, whose amino-acid sequence MIERYTRPEMGAIWTDENKYQAWLEVEILACEAWAELGDIPKEDVKKLRENASFDINRILEIEEETRHDVVAFTRAVSETLGEERKWVHYGLTSTDVVDTALSYLLKQANDILAKDLDRFVEILGEKAKEHKYTVMMGRTHGVHAEPTTFGLKLALWYEEMKRNVERFKQASDTVRFGKISGAVGTYANIDPFVEKYVCEKLGLEASPISTQTLQRDRHAHYMSTLALIATSIEKFATEVRGLQKSETREVEEFFAKGQKGSSAMPHKRNPIGSENMTGLARVIRGYMMTAYENVSLWHERDISHSSAERVILPDATIALNYMLNRFGNIIKNLTVFPENMKRNMERTYGLIYSQRVLLKLIDKGMAREEAYDTVQPKAMQAWEEGVQFRTLVEAEPKITDKLTPEEISECFDYSYHLSHVDTIFDRLGL is encoded by the coding sequence ATGATTGAACGGTATACACGCCCGGAGATGGGTGCGATTTGGACGGATGAAAACAAATACCAGGCATGGCTGGAAGTAGAGATTTTAGCTTGTGAAGCATGGGCAGAGTTAGGTGACATTCCGAAAGAAGATGTGAAGAAGCTTCGCGAAAATGCGTCGTTTGATATTAACCGAATTTTAGAGATCGAAGAAGAAACACGCCATGATGTGGTTGCTTTTACAAGAGCTGTTTCTGAAACGCTTGGCGAAGAACGCAAGTGGGTGCATTACGGGCTTACTTCAACAGATGTTGTGGATACAGCACTTTCATATCTTTTGAAACAAGCAAATGATATTTTGGCAAAAGACTTGGACCGTTTTGTTGAGATTTTAGGAGAGAAAGCGAAAGAACATAAATACACAGTCATGATGGGACGTACACACGGTGTACATGCAGAACCTACGACATTCGGATTGAAGCTGGCTCTTTGGTACGAAGAGATGAAACGTAACGTAGAACGCTTTAAGCAAGCATCTGATACCGTTCGCTTCGGTAAGATTTCTGGAGCTGTTGGGACGTATGCTAACATCGATCCTTTCGTTGAAAAGTATGTGTGTGAAAAGTTAGGGCTTGAAGCTTCGCCGATTTCTACACAAACATTGCAGCGCGACCGTCACGCGCACTACATGTCAACATTGGCACTTATCGCGACGAGCATCGAGAAGTTTGCTACAGAAGTTCGCGGACTTCAAAAGAGTGAAACGCGTGAAGTGGAAGAGTTCTTTGCAAAAGGCCAAAAAGGATCTTCCGCAATGCCGCATAAACGTAACCCGATCGGATCTGAGAACATGACGGGGCTTGCTCGCGTCATCCGCGGATACATGATGACAGCTTATGAGAATGTGTCACTTTGGCACGAGCGCGACATCTCGCATTCATCTGCAGAGCGTGTGATATTACCGGATGCTACGATTGCACTCAATTACATGCTGAACCGTTTTGGAAATATTATTAAGAATTTAACTGTTTTCCCAGAGAATATGAAGCGCAACATGGAACGCACATATGGCTTAATCTATTCACAGCGTGTTCTTCTGAAACTGATCGACAAAGGCATGGCAAGGGAAGAAGCTTATGATACCGTTCAGCCAAAAGCGATGCAGGCGTGGGAAGAAGGCGTCCAGTTCAGAACATTGGTAGAAGCTGAGCCGAAAATTACAGACAAGTTAACACCTGAAGAAATCTCTGAGTGCTTTGATTATAGTTACCACCTGTCACACGTCGATACGATTTTTGACAGACTAGGACTTTAA
- the purK gene encoding 5-(carboxyamino)imidazole ribonucleotide synthase, which yields MYKTIQPQQTIGILGGGQLGRMMALSAREMGLKVIVLEPGEDSPCGQVADQQITAGYEDKEGIRQLAELSDVVTYEFENIDSMSAEWLQENANLPQGSRLLSVTQHRLREKETLVKAGVPVAPFKPVSDIDSLNDAITQLGYPSVLKTCRGGYDGKGQFVIKQEGDLKIASELLNKEKDCVLESWLQFDKEISVILTRSVSGEVKSFPIAENIHRDNILHQTIVPARISKETAEQAKELAGSIATELELVGTLAVEMFVANNGEIYVNELAPRPHNSGHYTIEACETSQFDQHVRAVCNWPLGNTELIKPAVMINILGEHHETVLREIGKLGEAKLHLYGKKEAKAKRKMGHITVLGETVEEAIEKAEKVSSIFIENKTEVQR from the coding sequence TTGTATAAAACAATCCAACCACAACAGACAATCGGAATATTAGGCGGAGGGCAGTTAGGCCGCATGATGGCATTGAGTGCAAGAGAGATGGGGCTCAAGGTTATTGTTTTGGAACCTGGTGAAGACTCGCCGTGCGGACAAGTAGCCGATCAACAAATCACCGCAGGTTATGAAGATAAAGAAGGCATCCGACAGCTGGCTGAATTAAGTGATGTTGTCACGTATGAGTTTGAGAACATTGACTCTATGAGTGCCGAATGGCTCCAAGAGAACGCGAACTTGCCGCAGGGAAGCCGTCTTCTTTCTGTCACACAGCATCGTCTTCGTGAAAAAGAAACACTCGTAAAAGCTGGGGTTCCGGTTGCGCCTTTTAAACCAGTTTCAGATATCGATTCACTAAATGACGCGATAACACAGCTTGGGTATCCTTCTGTACTGAAAACGTGCCGAGGAGGATATGATGGCAAAGGTCAATTCGTCATCAAACAGGAAGGCGATTTGAAAATTGCTTCTGAGCTTTTAAATAAAGAGAAAGACTGCGTGCTAGAGTCTTGGCTGCAGTTTGATAAAGAGATTTCGGTAATATTAACAAGAAGTGTAAGCGGAGAGGTTAAATCGTTCCCGATAGCAGAGAATATTCATAGAGATAACATTCTGCATCAGACGATCGTACCAGCACGGATTTCTAAAGAGACAGCCGAACAAGCAAAGGAGTTAGCGGGGTCAATCGCAACGGAGCTTGAGCTTGTCGGTACGCTTGCCGTAGAGATGTTCGTCGCTAATAACGGTGAGATCTACGTGAATGAGTTAGCGCCAAGACCGCATAACTCAGGCCATTACACGATTGAAGCATGCGAAACATCCCAGTTCGACCAGCATGTTCGTGCTGTGTGCAACTGGCCGCTTGGCAATACTGAACTGATAAAGCCGGCCGTGATGATCAACATCTTAGGTGAACATCATGAGACCGTGTTAAGAGAGATAGGGAAATTAGGAGAAGCGAAACTGCATCTGTACGGAAAAAAAGAAGCTAAAGCGAAACGTAAAATGGGGCACATCACTGTATTAGGTGAAACAGTGGAAGAAGCAATCGAAAAAGCAGAAAAAGTGTCCAGCATATTTATAGAGAACAAAACGGAGGTACAACGATGA
- the purE gene encoding 5-(carboxyamino)imidazole ribonucleotide mutase gives MAKVGVIMGSVSDWETMKEACDILEELDVAYEKKVVSAHRTPDLMFQYAEEAEQKGIEVIIAGAGGAAHLPGMVAAKTIVPVIGVPVQSKALNGMDSLLSIVQMPKGVPVATVAIGKAGAANAGLLAAQMVAVHDEGVRQRLKQRRANAQKMAIESSEQLV, from the coding sequence ATGGCTAAAGTTGGCGTGATCATGGGAAGTGTTTCAGATTGGGAAACAATGAAAGAAGCGTGCGATATTTTAGAAGAATTAGATGTAGCATATGAGAAAAAAGTAGTTTCAGCACACCGTACACCAGACCTTATGTTTCAGTATGCGGAAGAGGCGGAACAAAAAGGTATAGAGGTCATTATCGCTGGAGCTGGCGGTGCAGCACATCTGCCAGGAATGGTTGCAGCGAAGACAATTGTTCCTGTCATCGGCGTTCCGGTTCAGTCAAAAGCACTTAACGGTATGGATTCACTTTTATCTATCGTTCAAATGCCTAAAGGTGTGCCGGTAGCGACAGTTGCAATCGGAAAAGCAGGTGCAGCGAATGCAGGACTCTTAGCTGCACAAATGGTAGCCGTTCATGATGAAGGTGTAAGACAGCGATTAAAACAACGCCGGGCAAACGCTCAAAAAATGGCGATTGAAAGTAGTGAGCAGCTTGTATAA
- a CDS encoding NETI motif-containing protein, whose amino-acid sequence MEKKPSKKKFAVEPGETISDCLDRMAAEGYTPVRRMEEPVFHEVKRNGRMEPEVKEQRIVFEGKRID is encoded by the coding sequence ATGGAGAAGAAACCATCTAAGAAAAAGTTTGCAGTCGAGCCTGGCGAGACGATCTCCGATTGTTTAGATCGCATGGCGGCAGAAGGCTACACACCTGTCAGAAGAATGGAAGAACCTGTTTTTCATGAAGTGAAACGAAACGGCAGAATGGAGCCGGAAGTGAAAGAACAGCGTATTGTTTTTGAAGGGAAACGAATCGATTAA
- a CDS encoding DUF5698 domain-containing protein, which translates to MLDNAFVMVGIILLINVVYVSFFTIRMILTLKGQRYLAAFISVFEVIIYVVGLGLVLDNLNQIQNLLAYAIGYGVGVIVGMKIEEKLALGYTTVNVITTDLGGGLPNELRNKGYGVTNWLAEGREGQRLMMEILTSRKSEMNLYNTVKDLDPKAFIISHEPKAFHGGFWVKGIRR; encoded by the coding sequence ATGTTGGATAATGCGTTTGTTATGGTTGGTATTATTCTGTTAATTAATGTCGTTTACGTTTCGTTCTTTACGATCCGAATGATTTTAACACTTAAAGGGCAGCGGTACTTGGCGGCTTTTATCAGTGTGTTTGAAGTAATTATATATGTTGTGGGACTTGGGCTTGTTTTAGACAATTTAAACCAGATTCAAAACTTGCTTGCTTATGCGATTGGTTATGGAGTAGGCGTTATTGTAGGGATGAAAATTGAAGAAAAGCTCGCACTTGGTTATACTACCGTTAACGTGATTACGACAGATCTAGGAGGCGGTTTGCCGAATGAACTGCGTAATAAAGGATATGGAGTTACAAATTGGCTCGCGGAAGGCCGTGAAGGTCAGCGTCTTATGATGGAAATCTTAACATCCCGCAAATCGGAAATGAACTTATATAATACTGTGAAAGATTTAGATCCAAAGGCATTTATTATTTCGCATGAACCGAAAGCTTTCCATGGTGGATTTTGGGTCAAGGGTATCAGGAGGTAA